The genomic region TTCCTGGTACATCGAATCCAGCTTCACAGCGACCCCAGCGCCTTCGTCTCGTTCTTCGTCATCCGAAGAAGTTCCGTACGTGCTCCAGCCCGTCGATCAGCGCGTCGACATCGGCGGGAGAGGAGTACAGGTAGAAAGACGCTCGCGTCGTCGCGGGAATTCCGTAGCGCAGGCAGACGGGGCGCGCGCAGTGGTGTCCCACGCGGACCGCGATGCCCTGCTCGTCCAGCACCTGGCCCACGTCGTGCGGGTGGATGTCGCCGAGCACGAAGGAGATCGCGGCGCCGCGGTCCTCGGCCGTGGTGGGGCCGATGATCCGCAGGTCGGGCACCTCGGCGAGGCGCTTGATCGCGTACTCGGTGATCGCGTGCTCATGCGCGGCGATCTTGTCCATGCCGATCGCGGACAGGTAGTCCACGGCCGCGCCGAGGCCGACGGCCTGGGCGATCGGGGGCGTACCCGCCTCGAACTTGTGGGGCGCCGGGGCGTAGGTCGAGGCGTGCATCGACACGGTCTCGATCATCTCGCCGCCGCCGAGGAACGGGGGCAGGTCCTCCAGCAGCTCCTGGCGGCCCCACAGGACGCCGATGCCGGTCGGGCCGCACATCTTGTGGCCGGTGAAGGCCACGAAGTCGGCACCGAGCTCCTGCACGTCCAGCGGCATGTGCGGGGCGGCCTGGGAGGCGTCGATCAGCACCAGGGCGCCGACGTCCTGGGCACGCCGGACGATCGCCTCGACCGGGTTGACCGTGCCCATGATGTTGGAGACCAGCGTGAAGGAGACGATCTTCGTCTTCTCCGTGATGACCTC from Streptomyces sp. NBC_00190 harbors:
- a CDS encoding cysteine desulfurase: MTQLPGLLDIEAIRKDFPLLDRVVHDGKKIVYLDNAATSQKPRQVLDALNEYYEQHNANVHRGVHVLAEEATALYEGARDKVAAFINAPSRDEVIFTKNASESLNLVANMLGWADEPYRVDRETEIAITEMEHHSNIVPWQLLSQRTGAKLKWFGLTDDGRLDLSNIEEVITEKTKIVSFTLVSNIMGTVNPVEAIVRRAQDVGALVLIDASQAAPHMPLDVQELGADFVAFTGHKMCGPTGIGVLWGRQELLEDLPPFLGGGEMIETVSMHASTYAPAPHKFEAGTPPIAQAVGLGAAVDYLSAIGMDKIAAHEHAITEYAIKRLAEVPDLRIIGPTTAEDRGAAISFVLGDIHPHDVGQVLDEQGIAVRVGHHCARPVCLRYGIPATTRASFYLYSSPADVDALIDGLEHVRNFFG